The following proteins are co-located in the Flammeovirga kamogawensis genome:
- a CDS encoding chemotaxis protein CheB, whose translation MQSNFFDTKYKGIVIGGSAGSFKPITELLAELPEDFPIPIFLCLHRLKHVRHGFIEALSIRSKKPIYEPQDKESIRPGMVYLAPSNYHMCIELGNSISLSTEDLVNNSRPAIDLTFMSAAYTYKEKLIGILYSGANKDGAIGMKSIKDKGGVTIIQDPDESMMNTMPLSAKNCTEIDLCLESKKIKNFLLDLYKAYQK comes from the coding sequence ATGCAAAGCAATTTCTTTGACACTAAATATAAAGGCATAGTCATTGGTGGATCAGCAGGTAGTTTTAAACCTATCACAGAATTATTAGCGGAGTTACCAGAAGACTTCCCTATTCCAATCTTTCTTTGTCTTCATAGACTTAAACATGTTCGACATGGATTTATAGAGGCTTTATCTATCAGAAGTAAAAAGCCTATATATGAACCTCAAGATAAAGAGTCTATAAGACCAGGAATGGTTTATCTAGCTCCTTCTAATTATCATATGTGTATAGAATTAGGTAATTCTATTTCTTTATCTACTGAAGATCTTGTTAACAATTCAAGACCTGCAATAGATCTTACTTTTATGAGTGCTGCCTATACTTATAAAGAAAAGTTAATTGGCATCCTTTATTCTGGAGCAAATAAAGATGGTGCTATTGGTATGAAATCAATTAAAGACAAAGGTGGGGTTACTATTATTCAAGATCCTGACGAAAGCATGATGAACACTATGCCATTGTCTGCAAAAAACTGCACAGAGATAGATTTATGCCTAGAATCGAAAAAAATTAAAAATTTTCTACTCGATTTATACAAGGCTTACCAAAAATGA
- a CDS encoding SiaB family protein kinase has translation MKYIYELHRTMLDKDLILIYEGEITQDITKSVLSMAERNMDSYGEQSKIKRKVFNVMVECLQNISKYAVPMEPTSDKKNSAVFMIGKEDDSYFITSGNPILSKNVKDIADRLERINDLDKDGLKNLYKDIIKNGKISAKGGAGLGFIDMARKSGEKLRFDFEPINDEFTFFSLKTTIPRKLK, from the coding sequence ATGAAATACATCTACGAACTTCACAGGACAATGCTTGATAAAGATCTTATCCTTATTTATGAAGGAGAGATCACGCAGGACATTACCAAATCTGTTTTATCCATGGCCGAAAGGAATATGGATTCATATGGAGAACAATCAAAGATCAAGAGAAAGGTCTTTAATGTTATGGTAGAATGTTTGCAAAATATCAGTAAATATGCTGTCCCGATGGAACCAACTTCTGATAAAAAGAACAGCGCCGTATTTATGATCGGTAAAGAAGATGATTCTTATTTTATCACATCGGGAAACCCAATACTTTCTAAAAATGTAAAAGACATTGCTGACAGATTAGAAAGAATTAACGACCTTGATAAAGACGGTCTTAAAAATTTATATAAAGACATTATCAAAAATGGCAAGATCTCTGCTAAAGGTGGTGCAGGTCTTGGTTTTATTGATATGGCACGAAAATCTGGCGAAAAACTTCGTTTTGATTTCGAACCCATCAATGATGAGTTCACATTTTTTTCTCTTAAAACGACAATTCCAAGGAAACTAAAATAA
- a CDS encoding TonB-dependent receptor — MKQLLSFFSIFILSLSCVFAQNGIIRGSVTELPKNNPVPYATVVIQGTSIGATTDENGKYEIKNIKPGLYNLVVNYVGYGPDSREVEVTNARPAMINFSLVPSTEELNEVEVIANGFYKSDESPVSVQRIGVTEVKRAPGANRDISRVFRSLPGVASTASFRNDILIRGGAPNENRFYLDGIEIPNINHFATQGASGGPVGMLNVDFIKDVEFFSGAFPAGRGNALSSVMEFTQKDGRTDEHTTNIILGTSDVGITFEGPVSEKSSLIVSARQSYLKALFSVLGLPFLPTYNDFQLKYKYKFNQRNQLSIIGLGAIDQFALADSPGEPTDEDYEQNVYILNNTPEQEQWNYTVGAKYEHFRDNSTFTFVASRNMLNNKQYKYPENDTSQPKIYDYNSQEAENKLRLEGVSFTNSGFTFSYGVNYEYAMYTNKTNQTLYDYSSGQLETINFTSDLGLNKWGGFATVSKKIAQDKVTLSVGARLDANDYSESMKNLLDQFSPRFSASYQFTPRWSLNFNTGIYYQLPTYTTLGYKENDEFVNKENGLLYIRNKQLVGGLEYKIPEKNLRFTVEGFQKIYDQYPYSINNEISLANLGADFGVIGSEEVTSTSKGRSQGVEFMAQQKFFNGFYGILAYTYVRSEFTNANPNEYAPSSWDSQNIVSLTAGKKLGKNWEIGGRWLFAGGTPYTPYDVDASMDRQVWDAERRGIKDYSQVNTLRLDASHQLDLRVDKYYYFNKWSLNVYFDIQNAYGYSPKGEPILTTELNADGSPMVDPNDPSKYVPKYIETTNGIVQPSIGIIVEL; from the coding sequence ATGAAGCAATTACTTTCATTTTTTAGTATTTTCATTTTATCACTGTCTTGTGTTTTTGCACAAAATGGTATAATTAGAGGAAGTGTAACCGAACTTCCAAAAAATAATCCAGTTCCTTATGCAACTGTTGTCATTCAAGGCACATCTATTGGTGCAACTACTGACGAGAACGGTAAGTACGAAATAAAAAACATTAAACCAGGTCTTTACAATTTAGTAGTAAACTATGTTGGTTATGGTCCTGACTCAAGAGAGGTAGAAGTTACAAACGCCCGCCCAGCAATGATTAATTTCTCTTTAGTTCCTTCAACAGAAGAGTTAAATGAAGTAGAAGTTATAGCAAATGGTTTCTATAAATCTGATGAAAGTCCTGTATCTGTACAAAGAATTGGTGTGACAGAAGTTAAAAGAGCACCTGGAGCAAATAGGGATATTTCAAGAGTATTCAGATCACTACCCGGTGTTGCATCGACGGCATCTTTTAGAAATGATATTTTAATTCGCGGTGGTGCTCCAAATGAAAATCGTTTTTATCTTGATGGGATAGAAATTCCAAATATTAATCACTTTGCAACTCAAGGAGCATCTGGTGGTCCGGTCGGAATGCTTAATGTGGACTTTATTAAAGACGTTGAATTTTTCTCTGGGGCATTTCCTGCCGGAAGAGGTAACGCACTAAGTTCTGTAATGGAATTTACTCAAAAAGACGGAAGAACAGACGAGCACACAACAAATATTATATTAGGTACTTCTGATGTAGGAATTACTTTCGAAGGACCTGTATCTGAGAAATCATCATTAATCGTATCTGCAAGACAATCTTATCTTAAAGCTTTGTTTAGTGTTTTAGGTCTTCCTTTCTTACCAACATACAATGACTTCCAATTAAAGTATAAGTACAAATTTAATCAAAGAAACCAGCTATCAATTATTGGTTTAGGAGCAATTGATCAATTTGCATTGGCTGATTCGCCAGGCGAGCCAACTGATGAAGATTATGAACAAAATGTATATATACTAAATAACACCCCTGAACAAGAACAATGGAATTACACTGTTGGAGCAAAGTATGAACATTTTAGAGATAACTCTACTTTTACATTTGTGGCATCAAGAAACATGCTCAACAACAAACAGTACAAGTACCCTGAGAATGACACTTCTCAACCAAAAATTTACGATTATAATTCACAAGAAGCTGAAAATAAACTTCGTTTAGAGGGTGTCTCATTTACCAATTCAGGATTTACATTTTCATATGGTGTTAATTACGAATATGCGATGTACACCAATAAAACCAATCAAACTTTATATGACTACTCTTCTGGACAACTCGAAACAATTAACTTCACCTCAGACTTAGGCTTAAACAAATGGGGTGGTTTTGCTACAGTAAGTAAAAAAATTGCACAAGATAAGGTAACACTATCAGTAGGTGCTAGATTAGACGCAAACGATTATTCTGAATCTATGAAAAATCTACTAGATCAATTTTCTCCAAGATTCTCTGCTTCTTACCAATTTACTCCACGATGGAGTTTAAACTTTAATACCGGCATTTATTACCAATTACCTACATACACTACTTTAGGTTATAAAGAGAATGATGAGTTTGTTAATAAAGAAAATGGTTTACTCTACATCAGAAACAAACAATTAGTTGGTGGTTTGGAATATAAAATTCCTGAGAAAAACTTACGATTCACAGTAGAAGGTTTCCAAAAAATATATGATCAATATCCTTACTCAATCAATAACGAAATTTCACTTGCAAATTTAGGTGCTGATTTTGGTGTTATTGGTAGTGAAGAAGTAACAAGTACATCAAAAGGTAGATCTCAAGGTGTAGAATTTATGGCTCAACAAAAATTCTTTAATGGTTTCTATGGTATTTTAGCCTATACTTATGTAAGGTCTGAATTTACGAATGCTAATCCTAATGAATATGCTCCATCATCTTGGGACAGTCAAAATATTGTTAGTTTAACAGCAGGAAAGAAATTAGGTAAAAATTGGGAAATTGGCGGACGATGGCTTTTTGCTGGAGGGACTCCTTATACCCCTTACGATGTAGATGCTTCTATGGACCGTCAAGTTTGGGATGCTGAAAGAAGAGGAATTAAAGATTACTCACAAGTAAATACTTTAAGATTGGATGCTTCACATCAACTTGATTTGCGAGTTGACAAATACTATTACTTTAACAAATGGAGTTTGAATGTGTATTTTGATATTCAAAATGCATATGGGTATTCACCAAAAGGAGAACCAATTTTAACTACTGAATTAAATGCAGACGGAAGTCCAATGGTTGATCCGAATGACCCATCTAAGTATGTACCAAAATATATTGAAACTACAAATGGTATTGTGCAACCATCAATTGGAATCATTGTAGAATTATAA
- a CDS encoding homoserine O-acetyltransferase family protein has protein sequence MQEHLFTYNKKYTLELGEQLNGFELSYRTLGSINEDASNIIWVCHALTGNADVADWWSGLFGNKAIFNPDEHFIICVNVIGSCYGSTGPLSINPDTNQPYYSTFPNITIRDMVGTLEILRKELNINKINTLIGGSLGGQQALEWAIQQPDLMENLIICATNASHSPWGIAFNETQRMAIEADPTWGDESPNAGDRGLKAARAIAMLSYRNYSTYEATQSEENNNSTDNFKASTYQQYQGQKLLNRFNAYSYWALSKAMDSHNLGRNRTSIEDSLQKIEAYTQVIGISSDVLFPVSEQRYITSHIKNVTYEEISSLYGHDGFLVETHKIAAAIRAFFKQKKKKKISTSI, from the coding sequence ATGCAAGAGCATTTATTTACATATAATAAAAAGTATACGTTAGAATTAGGTGAACAACTTAATGGTTTCGAACTTTCTTACCGAACTCTTGGAAGTATAAATGAAGATGCTTCTAATATTATTTGGGTTTGCCATGCTTTAACTGGAAACGCCGATGTTGCAGATTGGTGGTCTGGTTTATTTGGCAACAAAGCTATCTTCAACCCTGATGAGCATTTTATTATTTGTGTAAATGTAATTGGCTCTTGTTATGGTTCTACAGGACCGTTATCTATCAATCCTGATACAAACCAACCTTATTATAGTACATTCCCTAATATCACTATTCGGGATATGGTTGGAACATTAGAAATTTTAAGAAAAGAACTAAATATAAATAAGATCAACACCCTTATAGGAGGTTCTTTAGGTGGGCAACAAGCATTAGAATGGGCTATACAACAACCCGATCTAATGGAAAACCTAATAATTTGTGCAACAAATGCTTCTCATTCTCCTTGGGGAATTGCGTTTAATGAGACACAAAGAATGGCAATAGAAGCTGATCCAACTTGGGGAGATGAAAGTCCAAATGCTGGTGACCGAGGTCTTAAAGCTGCTAGAGCCATTGCAATGTTATCTTATAGAAATTACAGCACATACGAAGCAACTCAGTCAGAAGAAAACAATAATTCTACTGATAATTTCAAAGCATCTACATATCAACAATACCAAGGTCAGAAACTCCTAAATAGATTTAATGCCTATTCTTATTGGGCCCTTTCTAAAGCAATGGATTCTCATAATTTAGGTAGAAACCGAACTTCAATAGAAGATTCTCTACAAAAAATTGAAGCGTATACGCAAGTTATTGGTATATCTAGTGATGTGCTTTTCCCTGTCTCGGAACAGAGATATATCACATCTCATATCAAAAATGTAACTTATGAAGAAATTTCCTCTTTATATGGACACGATGGCTTTCTAGTTGAAACTCACAAGATTGCAGCAGCAATTAGAGCATTCTTTAAACAAAAAAAGAAAAAGAAGATTTCTACCTCTATTTAG
- a CDS encoding MmcQ/YjbR family DNA-binding protein: MNIEDYRRYCLNKKGVTEGFPFDESVLVFKVKGKVFALTNIDDFQSFNVKCDPEKAIDLRERYAAVKPGFHMNKKHWNTISVYSDFSDDQMYEALDHSYDLVFSKLPKKVREELLSD, translated from the coding sequence ATGAATATTGAAGATTACAGAAGATACTGTTTAAATAAAAAAGGAGTGACAGAAGGATTTCCGTTTGATGAATCAGTGTTAGTTTTTAAGGTGAAAGGGAAGGTATTTGCACTCACAAATATTGACGATTTCCAAAGTTTTAATGTAAAATGTGACCCTGAAAAAGCAATTGATTTAAGAGAAAGGTACGCAGCAGTAAAACCGGGTTTTCATATGAATAAGAAACATTGGAATACAATATCTGTATATAGTGATTTTTCTGATGATCAAATGTATGAGGCTTTAGACCATTCTTATGATTTGGTTTTTTCTAAATTACCTAAAAAAGTAAGAGAAGAATTATTGAGTGATTAG
- a CDS encoding GAF domain-containing protein, with protein MKTAQKRTNIRDKAIHTVYRKPAIIFAGLGIFVFTLILILENQYPNILSLVGILDTKEFNRDAYIQTLQYIDLMFIIGMIYLYAKNSKTFNLTLGIVFLLLSFHAISEIYELPIKILNHLEISDDKIIVQVKEVSSTTFYTVGFTFAVLVFLLFRLISDLMQDPEDQIIYVPKYFSKDNQNHESELRDSFDERASLIKKNIQSAIINIGDEDKEQKLLNAICKEFQVSTGIYYKSMNVDGKDMIQYSKGFSFYLPDSKMLMFEFGEGLPGQVAKTRTSIISNAIPDNYIRVVSGLGDSSPKSLMISPILDADQNLLGVVELSSFKTFTPEDREILDKVTVWFTEN; from the coding sequence TTGAAAACAGCACAAAAAAGAACAAATATTAGAGATAAAGCGATACACACGGTGTACAGAAAACCGGCAATTATTTTTGCAGGCCTTGGCATCTTTGTATTCACATTAATCTTGATTTTAGAGAATCAATATCCAAACATTCTCTCTCTTGTAGGTATTCTTGATACCAAAGAATTTAATAGAGACGCTTATATACAAACACTTCAATACATAGACTTAATGTTTATTATTGGAATGATTTATTTATATGCAAAAAACTCTAAAACTTTTAACCTCACGTTAGGAATTGTATTTCTTCTCCTATCCTTTCATGCCATTTCTGAGATTTATGAATTGCCAATTAAGATTCTTAATCATTTAGAAATTTCTGATGATAAAATCATTGTTCAAGTTAAGGAAGTAAGTAGTACTACGTTCTATACTGTCGGGTTCACTTTTGCAGTGCTCGTCTTTCTACTTTTCAGATTAATATCTGATTTAATGCAAGATCCTGAAGATCAAATTATCTATGTACCAAAATATTTCTCTAAAGACAATCAAAATCACGAAAGTGAATTAAGAGACTCTTTTGATGAACGTGCATCTTTAATTAAAAAGAATATTCAATCCGCTATCATCAATATAGGAGATGAGGATAAAGAGCAAAAGCTCTTAAATGCCATTTGTAAAGAATTCCAAGTTTCTACTGGAATTTATTACAAATCTATGAATGTTGATGGTAAAGATATGATTCAGTATTCGAAAGGATTTTCTTTCTATCTTCCCGATTCTAAAATGCTTATGTTTGAATTTGGTGAAGGACTTCCAGGACAAGTAGCCAAAACAAGAACTTCTATTATTTCTAATGCAATACCAGATAACTACATTCGAGTTGTATCTGGCTTAGGTGATAGTTCTCCAAAATCATTAATGATATCTCCAATCTTGGATGCTGATCAAAATCTTCTTGGAGTAGTAGAACTTTCTTCGTTCAAAACATTCACTCCAGAAGACAGAGAAATTTTAGATAAAGTAACCGTTTGGTTTACTGAAAATTAA
- a CDS encoding PAS domain S-box protein, translated as MLLVVTITVVAISSLSYFQTEDSVERRYSETFDVISTLKAEQIDQKFKYIEQNLKYMAKSALIVSNATKLKLLFQSKSRSYKDSTYYAIKRTLDNELFPKQIVNGYSNIILTDNKGNVLYTSYTFPASVIVGDRNKKFEKIIKKAKTKTYFSEPFNTEKGAHVYVVSPRMKSRYGEIGHVIILYSLQKNIYPIVENRTGLGDTGEILLSRISDNQSNNVTIISPLKGSPNLLTEVISLGDPSNIAIQKAAKGDSKDFGYDIDWRGKKTISYWNYIPTTNWGLVVKIDYDEIKSGLNGLILTFVYTAIIIILISMLIAVIFSKFLTSPIITLKNRLNFIAKGILPHEVTAEIHKDEIGEMSFAVQEVVNGMKRTANFSEQIGEGNYDATYSSLSDDDTLGNALISMRDSIQRAEKRDYERNWIITGEAEIGQILRNNNDISTLGDEVVAFTTEKINAVQGAFYVVEGVTDELPINEQIIHLVSTYAYNKKRFLQNKFKFAEGLVGQAAIEMEMILRTEVPNSYLSITSGLMGEKKPDSILIMPLIANDKVYGILEFASLEAFSPMKLDFVKEISHIIARTIFNIKINERTIKLLKESQQMSSELSVQQEILRQNAEEMESTQEELQRTNTRLEEQVEEVKHSQDRLQSLLENASEVITIFNSDGKIKFVSPSSKHILGYKPTDLIGSSYLEHLHKDSVEVVKEFINKLVTSENKDTISTEYRYKLQDGRYIWLEATGINLTNEPSIEGIVLNAQDITERRRAETERRMRTQMQALSENSLDLIQRLNSEGLIFYTNPIITDLTGLSSDLFLNQKIEDTALPQHIIDEWKNMLVEVSSTSEKTTKEVEFPTSTGNRFMTVTAIPEFNESDEFESALFVSHDITERKKAELEILLKNKKITESINYAKRIQGAIIPDTEIIKRDLPDSFIFYKPKDVVSGDFPWYFKKGDDIYIAAVDCTGHGVPGALISLIGYFILNDIVQNNDNITPGEVLDLLHQGVSKTLRQDSNSSTRDGMDIALAKINLSTKEIEYAGAHRPLYLFKTKENDFIQVKGSKFPVGGEYKTRTNFATHHLQLEEGDEIYMFSDGYPDQFGGEENRKFGAKRIRELITNTEHSSMEEIAQTFNDTFMSWKGNSKQTDDVIMIGIRF; from the coding sequence ATGCTACTTGTTGTAACAATAACAGTAGTTGCGATTAGTTCACTTTCTTATTTTCAAACAGAAGATTCTGTTGAAAGAAGATACTCTGAAACATTTGATGTAATTAGTACATTAAAGGCAGAACAAATAGATCAGAAGTTCAAATACATTGAACAGAACTTGAAATACATGGCAAAATCTGCTTTAATTGTTAGTAACGCTACCAAATTAAAGTTACTTTTTCAGTCTAAATCAAGATCATATAAAGATTCTACTTATTATGCTATAAAAAGAACTCTTGATAATGAGTTATTCCCTAAACAAATTGTAAATGGGTACTCAAATATCATCTTAACAGACAATAAAGGCAATGTACTTTACACGAGTTATACATTCCCTGCATCTGTTATTGTTGGTGATAGAAACAAGAAGTTTGAAAAAATCATTAAAAAAGCAAAAACAAAAACTTACTTCTCTGAGCCATTTAATACTGAAAAAGGTGCACATGTTTATGTAGTTTCTCCTAGAATGAAATCTAGATATGGAGAAATTGGTCATGTAATCATATTATATAGCTTACAAAAAAACATTTATCCAATTGTTGAAAATAGAACGGGACTTGGTGACACTGGTGAAATTCTACTTTCAAGAATTTCAGATAATCAATCCAATAATGTAACAATCATCTCACCTTTAAAAGGAAGTCCAAATTTACTTACAGAAGTAATTAGTTTAGGAGACCCTTCTAATATTGCAATACAAAAAGCGGCAAAAGGCGACTCTAAAGATTTTGGTTACGACATTGATTGGCGAGGAAAGAAAACTATTTCCTATTGGAATTACATCCCTACCACTAATTGGGGTTTAGTAGTAAAAATTGATTATGATGAAATTAAAAGTGGGTTAAATGGCTTAATTTTAACATTTGTCTATACTGCAATAATCATTATTCTGATCTCGATGTTAATTGCTGTAATTTTCTCTAAGTTTTTAACAAGCCCGATTATTACACTGAAAAACCGATTAAACTTTATTGCAAAAGGTATTTTACCACATGAGGTAACTGCTGAAATCCATAAAGATGAAATAGGCGAGATGTCATTTGCTGTTCAAGAAGTAGTAAACGGTATGAAAAGGACTGCGAACTTTTCTGAACAAATTGGTGAAGGAAATTATGATGCCACCTATTCTTCTCTTAGTGATGATGATACTCTTGGTAATGCTTTGATCTCTATGAGAGACAGTATTCAAAGAGCCGAGAAAAGAGATTACGAAAGAAATTGGATTATTACAGGTGAAGCTGAAATTGGTCAAATTCTTCGAAACAATAACGACATTAGTACTTTAGGTGATGAAGTTGTTGCTTTTACAACTGAAAAAATAAATGCTGTTCAAGGTGCATTTTATGTTGTTGAAGGTGTTACTGATGAACTACCTATAAATGAACAAATAATTCATTTAGTTAGTACTTACGCATACAATAAGAAACGTTTCTTACAAAATAAATTCAAGTTTGCAGAAGGCCTAGTTGGTCAAGCCGCTATTGAAATGGAAATGATTCTAAGAACTGAAGTACCAAATAGTTATTTATCAATCACATCTGGATTAATGGGTGAGAAAAAACCTGATTCAATCTTGATAATGCCATTAATTGCAAATGATAAAGTTTATGGTATTCTTGAGTTCGCTTCTTTAGAAGCATTCTCTCCTATGAAACTCGATTTTGTTAAAGAAATCTCGCATATCATAGCAAGAACAATCTTTAATATTAAGATCAATGAAAGAACAATTAAGCTATTAAAAGAATCTCAACAAATGAGTTCTGAGCTTTCAGTTCAACAAGAAATTCTACGTCAGAATGCTGAAGAGATGGAGTCTACTCAAGAAGAACTCCAACGTACAAACACACGCCTTGAGGAACAAGTTGAGGAAGTAAAACACTCACAAGATAGATTACAATCTTTACTTGAAAATGCATCAGAAGTTATTACTATTTTTAATAGTGATGGCAAAATAAAATTTGTCAGTCCTTCTTCGAAACACATTTTAGGCTATAAGCCAACTGACTTGATTGGCTCTTCTTACTTAGAACACTTACATAAAGACAGCGTTGAAGTAGTAAAAGAGTTTATCAACAAATTAGTTACATCAGAAAATAAGGATACAATAAGTACAGAGTACCGTTATAAACTACAAGACGGTAGATATATTTGGCTAGAAGCAACGGGTATTAACCTTACTAATGAGCCATCTATTGAAGGTATTGTACTTAATGCTCAAGATATAACAGAGAGAAGAAGAGCAGAAACTGAGAGAAGAATGAGAACGCAAATGCAAGCGTTGTCAGAAAACTCTTTAGATCTTATTCAAAGACTTAACAGTGAAGGATTAATCTTCTACACTAACCCAATAATTACAGATTTAACTGGATTATCTTCAGACCTCTTCTTAAATCAAAAAATTGAGGATACAGCATTACCACAACATATTATAGATGAGTGGAAAAACATGCTAGTTGAAGTTTCATCTACATCAGAAAAAACAACTAAGGAAGTTGAATTCCCTACTAGCACTGGAAACAGGTTTATGACTGTAACAGCAATTCCAGAGTTTAATGAATCTGATGAATTTGAAAGTGCATTATTTGTATCACATGATATTACTGAACGTAAAAAAGCTGAGTTAGAAATCTTATTGAAAAACAAAAAGATTACTGAAAGTATTAATTACGCTAAGAGAATTCAAGGTGCAATTATACCAGATACCGAAATAATTAAACGTGATTTACCAGATAGCTTTATTTTCTATAAACCTAAAGATGTAGTAAGTGGAGATTTCCCTTGGTATTTCAAAAAAGGTGATGATATTTATATTGCTGCTGTAGATTGTACAGGACATGGTGTTCCAGGTGCTTTAATCTCGCTTATTGGTTACTTTATTCTTAATGACATTGTTCAGAATAATGATAACATTACTCCAGGTGAAGTTTTAGACTTATTACATCAAGGAGTATCTAAAACACTTAGACAAGATTCTAATAGTAGTACTAGAGACGGTATGGATATCGCATTAGCCAAAATTAATCTATCAACTAAAGAGATAGAATATGCTGGTGCTCATCGCCCTCTTTATTTATTTAAGACAAAAGAAAACGACTTTATTCAGGTAAAAGGAAGTAAATTCCCTGTAGGTGGAGAATACAAAACTAGAACAAATTTTGCTACTCATCATTTACAACTTGAAGAAGGAGATGAAATTTACATGTTCTCAGATGGCTATCCAGATCAATTTGGAGGTGAAGAGAACCGTAAATTCGGTGCAAAAAGAATACGTGAATTAATTACAAATACTGAACATTCGTCTATGGAAGAAATTGCTCAAACATTTAATGACACATTTATGTCATGGAAAGGCAATTCTAAGCAGACTGATGACGTTATTATGATAGGCATACGATTTTAA
- a CDS encoding CheR family methyltransferase translates to MQRDIEIAELRKLTTFIDDNFDYDFKNYAMSSFTRRVKRVIELYKFSSVDILIKKFKSNPSFFQEFVSEITVNVTEMFRDPTFWKSLHDDIIPEVMNEHKKISIWHAGCSSGEEVVSMCIMLEELGYLSQATIVATDIDKSIISKAKKARFTEKNMTLNQQNYERYGGTKSIYDYFIKEDNYYYIKPELIDRVSFRVQDLVKGNPFSKFDLILCRNVMIYFNQTLQNEVLKKLHNSLFKYGNLAIGSKESLIWCDIANKFVVVNNEEKIYKKIKD, encoded by the coding sequence ATGCAACGTGACATTGAAATTGCTGAATTAAGAAAACTCACAACATTTATAGACGATAATTTTGATTATGACTTCAAGAACTATGCAATGTCATCTTTCACTAGAAGAGTCAAGAGAGTTATCGAATTATATAAGTTTTCTTCTGTTGATATTCTAATCAAAAAGTTCAAAAGCAACCCTAGTTTCTTTCAAGAATTTGTATCTGAAATTACTGTAAATGTTACAGAAATGTTCAGAGACCCTACTTTTTGGAAATCACTTCATGATGATATTATTCCAGAAGTAATGAACGAGCACAAAAAGATTAGTATATGGCATGCAGGTTGTTCTTCTGGCGAAGAAGTAGTATCAATGTGTATAATGCTTGAAGAACTTGGTTATTTATCACAAGCAACTATTGTAGCAACTGATATTGATAAATCTATAATAAGTAAAGCTAAAAAAGCACGCTTCACAGAGAAAAACATGACGCTTAATCAACAAAATTATGAACGTTATGGGGGAACAAAAAGCATTTACGATTACTTCATCAAAGAAGATAATTACTATTATATTAAACCTGAATTAATTGACAGAGTCTCATTTAGAGTTCAAGACCTAGTTAAAGGAAACCCCTTTTCTAAGTTTGATCTTATTTTATGTAGAAATGTGATGATTTATTTTAATCAGACATTACAGAATGAGGTACTAAAAAAATTACACAATAGTCTTTTCAAATATGGTAATCTTGCTATTGGGTCCAAAGAATCTTTGATCTGGTGCGATATAGCCAATAAATTCGTTGTTGTAAATAACGAAGAAAAGATTTATAAGAAAATTAAAGACTAA